The following proteins are encoded in a genomic region of Cataglyphis hispanica isolate Lineage 1 chromosome 1, ULB_Chis1_1.0, whole genome shotgun sequence:
- the LOC126852561 gene encoding uncharacterized protein F54H12.2-like, protein MSFLHTHSSECLKSELDLFFLPPTQTSIESSQWIHYKPVTSLSDDSPIEFVIPGHGEEYLDLTHTMLSLRVRVETSSDSTGYVTGVGGSATTDNVGPVNHLLHSIFNQIDVYFNQKLVSPPNNAYAYRAYIEALLNYSSPAKTSHLTSCLWDADTPGRMDEPVESKTTNSSLVRRAHYIRGGRALDLIGHLHCDVFNQDKFLINGVEVRLRLVRSKDSFCHG, encoded by the coding sequence ATGTCTTTTCTTCATACGCATTCGAGCGAGTGTTTAAAGAGTGAACTCGACCTCTTCTTCTTACCACCCACGCAAACTAGTATCGAGAGTTCACAATGGATTCATTACAAACCCGTGACTTCGCTCTCGGACGACTCGCCGATAGAATTCGTCATTCCCGGTCACGgagaagaatatttagatCTCACGCACACCATGCTGAGTCTTCGCGTACGCGTAGAAACGTCAAGCGATTCCACAGGATACGTTACGGGCGTAGGCGGCAGCGCGACGACGGACAATGTAGGCCCCGTAAATCATTTACTGCATTCCATCTTCAATCAGATCGATGtgtatttcaatcaaaaacTCGTATCGCCGCCAAACAACGCTTACGCGTACCGCGCCTACATCGAGGcgttgttaaattattcttcaccGGCAAAAACTTCCCATCTAACCTCATGTCTATGGGACGCGGATACTCCCGGACGAATGGACGAGCCGGTGGAATCAAAAACGACAAATTCCTCTCTCGTGAGACGCGCTCATTACATACGAGGAGGACGAGCTCTAGATCTTATAGGCCATCTCCATTGTGATGTTTTCAATCaggacaaatttttaattaacggtGTAGAAGTACGTTTGAGGCTCGTTCGTTCGAAAGATTCGTTCTGTCATGGATAG